The following are from one region of the Paenibacillus sp. KS-LC4 genome:
- a CDS encoding bifunctional homocysteine S-methyltransferase/methylenetetrahydrofolate reductase, with translation MGEMNSKPDLRSAIAERILTGDGAMGTFLYQMGFPVGVSYEEFNILRPDVIENVHRRYYEAGAQVIETNTFSANLEKLSIYGLEAEMEAINRAGVRIARAASGPDAYVVGAVGSIRAGKLKNTRTVRVSDAYERQMAALLTEGVDGFMLETFYDLDEMLLALRIARKLTDIPLICQFAVEDVGRTQDGVSLRQAFDQLTEEGADVVGFNCRSGPNGIMRAMKAIEGEATWPLSIFPNAGIPDYVDGKYTYAATPEYFAASAREFADYGARIVGGCCGTTPEHVAAMAAALNHYSPQSGLQAAAEKAAVAEAETLMINEQPPVKADIPNANVPAEPNIVETVRERHTVIVELDPPRDLDISKFMAGAAALKACGTDAVTMADNSLAVTRMSNLALAALVQEKVGLRPLVHIACRDRNLIGTQSHLMGLDALGIDHVLAVTGDPARFGDLPDSSSVYDFTSFEMIRMTKQLNEGIAFSGKPLKQKANFIVGAAFNPNVKHLDKAVQRLERKIKSGADYIMTQPVYDPALIKQVAEATKHLPIPVFIGIMPLASGRNAEYLHNEVPGIQLSDEVRQRMAGLEGEAGRAEGVRIAKELLDEAVLHFKGIYLITPFMFYDMAVQLTEYVWEKTGVNR, from the coding sequence ATGGGAGAGATGAACAGCAAACCGGATTTGCGCTCAGCAATTGCTGAGCGCATCTTGACGGGGGACGGCGCAATGGGGACCTTTCTCTATCAGATGGGGTTCCCTGTCGGCGTTTCCTACGAGGAATTTAACATTTTACGCCCGGATGTAATCGAAAATGTTCACCGCCGCTATTATGAAGCGGGAGCGCAGGTTATCGAAACGAACACGTTTTCGGCTAACCTGGAGAAGCTATCCATTTACGGCTTGGAAGCCGAAATGGAAGCGATTAACCGTGCCGGTGTCCGCATTGCCCGCGCTGCATCTGGCCCAGATGCTTACGTAGTAGGCGCCGTGGGCTCGATTCGCGCCGGAAAGCTTAAAAATACAAGAACCGTCCGCGTCAGCGATGCATACGAGCGCCAAATGGCGGCGCTGCTGACGGAGGGCGTTGACGGCTTTATGCTTGAAACGTTTTATGATTTGGACGAAATGCTGCTGGCACTTCGGATTGCCCGCAAGCTTACGGATATTCCTCTCATCTGCCAATTCGCAGTTGAAGACGTTGGCCGTACGCAGGATGGCGTCAGCCTGAGACAGGCGTTCGACCAGCTTACCGAGGAAGGCGCAGATGTTGTTGGCTTTAACTGCCGAAGCGGCCCGAATGGAATTATGAGGGCGATGAAGGCGATTGAAGGTGAAGCAACATGGCCGCTTTCGATTTTTCCGAACGCTGGTATTCCTGACTATGTGGATGGCAAGTATACGTATGCGGCAACGCCAGAATATTTTGCAGCATCTGCCCGCGAATTTGCCGATTACGGAGCACGTATTGTCGGCGGCTGCTGCGGTACGACCCCTGAGCACGTCGCTGCTATGGCTGCGGCGCTGAATCACTATTCACCGCAAAGCGGTTTACAGGCGGCTGCTGAAAAGGCGGCTGTTGCAGAAGCAGAGACTCTAATGATTAATGAACAGCCACCGGTGAAGGCGGACATTCCGAATGCTAATGTTCCAGCCGAGCCTAACATCGTTGAAACGGTTCGTGAGCGTCATACCGTTATTGTCGAGCTGGACCCGCCTCGCGATTTGGATATTAGCAAATTTATGGCGGGGGCAGCAGCGCTGAAGGCATGTGGAACGGACGCGGTTACGATGGCGGATAATTCGCTGGCCGTTACGCGAATGAGCAATTTAGCGCTCGCTGCGCTTGTGCAAGAGAAGGTCGGCTTGCGACCGCTCGTGCACATTGCCTGCCGAGATCGCAATTTGATTGGTACGCAGTCCCACTTGATGGGTCTTGATGCGCTAGGCATTGACCACGTGCTCGCAGTAACCGGCGATCCGGCTCGCTTTGGTGATTTGCCAGATTCCAGCTCCGTATATGATTTCACCTCCTTTGAGATGATTCGCATGACGAAGCAGCTTAATGAGGGGATTGCCTTCTCGGGCAAGCCGCTGAAGCAGAAAGCGAATTTTATCGTTGGTGCTGCTTTCAATCCGAATGTGAAGCATTTGGACAAGGCGGTGCAGCGTCTGGAGCGGAAGATTAAATCGGGCGCCGATTATATTATGACCCAGCCAGTGTACGATCCGGCTTTGATTAAGCAAGTGGCAGAGGCGACAAAGCATCTTCCGATCCCTGTGTTTATCGGTATTATGCCGCTTGCGAGCGGGCGCAATGCCGAGTACTTGCACAATGAGGTGCCGGGTATCCAGCTGTCAGATGAAGTTCGCCAGCGGATGGCTGGACTTGAAGGAGAAGCGGGGCGTGCTGAAGGCGTCCGAATTGCCAAGGAGCTTCTGGACGAGGCAGTGCTTCATTTTAAAGGCATTTACCTGATTACGCCGTTTATGTTCTATGATATGGCGGTACAGCTTACGGAATATGTTTGGGAGAAAACAGGCGTTAATCGTTAA
- a CDS encoding DUF370 domain-containing protein — translation MAIKLINIGFGNIVSANRIISIVSPESAPIKRIIQEARDRHMLIDATYGRRTRAVIITDSDHVILSAVQPETVAHRLSTKDDDNDE, via the coding sequence TTGGCTATTAAACTAATTAATATTGGCTTTGGCAACATTGTGTCAGCCAACCGCATTATTTCAATCGTGAGCCCCGAATCGGCACCGATTAAGCGGATTATCCAGGAAGCGCGCGACCGCCATATGCTTATTGACGCCACATATGGAAGACGTACGCGAGCGGTAATTATTACGGACAGCGACCACGTTATTCTATCAGCAGTACAGCCGGAGACGGTAGCACACCGTCTTTCTACTAAGGATGACGATAACGACGAATAG
- the gmk gene encoding guanylate kinase: MNKGLLIVLSGPSGVGKGTVCSVLRKKMPNLVYSVSATTRLPRQGEIDGVNYFFKTREQFQEMMACDALLEHAEYVGNCYGTPRDFVERTLAGGQDVILEIEVQGALKVKEKFPEGVFIFLVPPSLDELKQRITGRGTESQDTINHRMTVAKEEMNLLSHYDYAVVNDEIEAACHRIESILTAEHCKASKYLAELGELPAAIEKA, translated from the coding sequence ATGAATAAGGGATTGTTAATTGTATTGTCCGGTCCATCCGGCGTAGGTAAAGGGACGGTATGCTCCGTTCTGCGAAAAAAGATGCCTAATCTCGTATACTCTGTTTCGGCGACGACTCGTTTGCCACGGCAAGGGGAAATTGATGGCGTCAACTATTTCTTTAAGACCCGAGAGCAGTTTCAGGAAATGATGGCTTGCGATGCCCTGCTGGAGCATGCAGAGTATGTCGGAAATTGCTACGGTACGCCGCGCGATTTCGTTGAACGGACGCTGGCGGGCGGCCAGGACGTCATTTTGGAAATTGAAGTTCAAGGCGCTTTGAAGGTTAAGGAAAAGTTTCCGGAAGGCGTGTTTATTTTCCTTGTGCCCCCGTCTTTGGATGAGCTGAAGCAGCGCATTACGGGGCGCGGCACGGAGTCGCAGGACACGATTAATCATCGGATGACGGTGGCGAAAGAAGAGATGAATCTGCTTAGTCATTATGATTATGCAGTCGTGAATGATGAGATTGAAGCTGCTTGTCATCGGATTGAGAGCATTCTTACTGCCGAGCATTGCAAGGCAAGCAAATATTTAGCAGAGCTGGGCGAGCTGCCAGCTGCAATCGAGAAAGCCTAA
- the rpoZ gene encoding DNA-directed RNA polymerase subunit omega, which yields MLYPSIDEMVKKVDSKYSLVVAASRRARMLRNGEKSELKAPKSAKFVGVALEEIYGDIVVVESKEPIEE from the coding sequence ATGTTATACCCTTCTATTGATGAAATGGTTAAGAAAGTCGACAGCAAATACTCGCTAGTCGTTGCAGCATCCAGACGCGCGCGCATGCTGCGTAATGGTGAGAAATCCGAGCTTAAAGCGCCAAAATCGGCGAAATTTGTCGGTGTAGCACTTGAAGAGATTTACGGCGATATCGTTGTCGTAGAATCAAAGGAACCGATCGAAGAGTAA
- a CDS encoding bifunctional aldolase/short-chain dehydrogenase: MVQSLWNASLAAEVEAGLGELVYRSNIIGADRRVCNWGGGNTSSKTTVKDFRGRDVEVMFVKGSGSDLASMKAGNFTGLRMEDIRPLFERSEMSDEDMVAYLVNCMIDSKHPRASIETLLHAFLPFKHVDHTHPDAIISLCCADNGKAVAKEIFGDRFVWVPYVRPGFTLSKMIAEGVLANPKAELVLMEKHGLVTWGETSEECYAKTIQIISEAEAYIEARADESKLFGGVKHEALAADVRRSIAAQVMPTIRGAVSDEKKMILTFDDEADVLQFVGGHNSGVVSQVGAACPDHLVHTKVVPLFVDWTPNADDVEGLKAKLKESIAAYKEQYKAYFERNKHEGDVMFEAAPRVILIPGVGMINTGKSWANSKVSGALYHRAIAVIRGATALGEFVSLSENESYNVEYWPLELYKLSLAPAETEFSRKVAFITGGAGGIGSETARRLVSEGAHVVLADLNLEGAEKVAAEINEKYGENRAIAVKMDVTSEEQVAAAYADTALAFGGVDIIVNNAGLATSSPFDETSLKEWNLNMNVLGTGYFLVAREAFKQMKTQGIGGNMVFIGSKNSVYAGKNASAYSSAKALEAHLARCIAAEGGEFGIRVNTVLPDAILQGSAIWNGSWRNERAAAYGIEPDQLEEYYRKRTTLLVNIYPRDIAEGIAFFASSKSEKTTGCMLTIDGGVPAAFTR, from the coding sequence ATGGTACAATCTTTATGGAATGCCTCTCTTGCAGCGGAAGTTGAAGCAGGCTTAGGTGAGCTCGTATACCGTTCTAATATTATTGGCGCTGATCGCCGTGTATGTAACTGGGGAGGCGGCAACACTTCCTCGAAAACAACAGTAAAGGATTTCCGCGGCCGTGATGTGGAAGTCATGTTCGTTAAAGGCAGCGGCTCCGACCTTGCGTCGATGAAAGCAGGCAATTTTACTGGCCTTCGCATGGAGGATATTCGTCCTTTGTTCGAACGCTCGGAAATGTCTGATGAGGATATGGTAGCGTATCTTGTTAACTGTATGATTGACTCCAAGCACCCGCGCGCTTCTATTGAAACGCTGCTGCATGCATTTCTGCCGTTCAAGCATGTGGATCACACGCATCCCGATGCGATTATTAGCTTGTGCTGCGCAGACAACGGCAAAGCAGTAGCGAAAGAAATTTTCGGCGACCGTTTCGTCTGGGTTCCTTATGTACGTCCTGGCTTTACTCTTTCCAAGATGATCGCGGAGGGCGTGCTGGCTAATCCGAAGGCTGAGCTAGTGCTTATGGAGAAGCACGGTCTGGTAACTTGGGGCGAGACGTCAGAGGAGTGCTACGCAAAAACAATTCAAATCATCAGCGAGGCTGAAGCTTACATTGAAGCTCGCGCGGATGAGTCGAAGCTGTTTGGCGGCGTGAAGCATGAGGCGCTGGCGGCTGACGTTCGCAGAAGCATTGCGGCACAAGTGATGCCGACGATTCGCGGAGCGGTAAGCGACGAGAAGAAAATGATTTTGACATTCGATGACGAAGCTGATGTGCTGCAATTTGTTGGCGGACATAACTCGGGAGTCGTATCTCAAGTTGGTGCAGCTTGTCCAGATCACCTCGTTCATACGAAGGTCGTTCCATTGTTCGTGGATTGGACACCAAACGCAGACGATGTAGAAGGTCTGAAAGCGAAGCTTAAAGAAAGCATTGCTGCCTATAAAGAACAGTACAAAGCCTATTTTGAGCGAAACAAGCATGAAGGCGATGTTATGTTCGAGGCGGCTCCACGCGTCATTTTGATTCCAGGCGTAGGTATGATTAATACCGGAAAAAGCTGGGCTAACTCCAAAGTCAGCGGCGCGCTTTACCACCGTGCAATTGCTGTTATTAGAGGAGCGACAGCTCTAGGCGAGTTCGTATCGCTTAGCGAAAATGAATCCTACAACGTTGAATATTGGCCGTTGGAGCTTTATAAATTGTCGCTTGCTCCAGCTGAAACAGAATTCTCCCGTAAAGTGGCGTTTATTACAGGCGGCGCTGGCGGAATCGGCAGCGAAACAGCTCGTCGCCTCGTTTCAGAGGGTGCTCATGTCGTGCTTGCAGACTTAAATCTGGAAGGCGCCGAGAAAGTAGCAGCTGAAATCAATGAGAAGTATGGCGAAAACCGGGCGATTGCCGTTAAAATGGATGTAACGAGCGAGGAGCAGGTTGCTGCTGCTTATGCAGATACGGCGCTTGCTTTCGGCGGTGTTGATATTATCGTCAACAATGCGGGCCTTGCAACATCGAGCCCATTTGACGAAACGTCGCTCAAGGAATGGAATTTGAACATGAACGTGCTTGGCACAGGCTATTTCCTTGTTGCTCGTGAAGCATTCAAGCAAATGAAAACACAGGGCATCGGCGGCAACATGGTATTTATCGGCTCGAAAAACTCGGTATATGCAGGTAAAAATGCATCGGCTTACAGCTCCGCTAAAGCGCTGGAAGCTCATTTGGCCCGCTGTATTGCAGCCGAGGGCGGCGAATTCGGCATTCGCGTCAACACGGTACTGCCGGATGCTATTTTGCAAGGCTCGGCCATTTGGAACGGAAGCTGGCGCAATGAGCGTGCAGCAGCCTACGGTATTGAGCCTGATCAGCTGGAAGAGTATTACCGCAAGCGTACAACGCTGCTCGTTAATATTTATCCGCGTGATATTGCTGAAGGCATCGCGTTCTTTGCTTCATCGAAATCGGAGAAGACGACTGGCTGCATGCTGACGATTGACGGCGGCGTACCAGCAGCGTTTACCCGCTAA
- a CDS encoding sensory rhodopsin transducer has translation MYKAQGEKHWFIPDGYIPETSSGSLPSHESICVLNTSSEEALLRITIFFEDRDPMTDILVVIPARRTKHVRTSSLGKNGVPIPIGVPYAIELQSDIPVIVQYSRLDSTQAENALMSTMGYPIK, from the coding sequence ATGTATAAAGCTCAGGGAGAAAAGCATTGGTTTATACCGGACGGTTACATTCCAGAAACGAGCTCCGGCTCGCTGCCTAGCCATGAGTCCATCTGTGTACTGAATACTTCGTCAGAAGAAGCATTGCTGCGTATTACGATCTTCTTCGAAGATCGTGATCCAATGACTGATATTCTTGTCGTGATTCCTGCCAGACGTACAAAGCATGTCCGCACCAGCTCTTTAGGCAAAAACGGAGTGCCGATTCCAATCGGCGTTCCGTATGCCATTGAGCTGCAAAGCGACATTCCGGTCATTGTACAATACAGCAGACTCGATTCCACGCAAGCGGAAAATGCCTTAATGTCAACGATGGGCTATCCCATTAAATAA
- the rhaI gene encoding L-rhamnose isomerase: MSDRAYQLLEEQQKDRGINLDAVKEQLKTLKIETPSWGYGDSGTRFKVYQKEGVPRTPFEKIEDAAQVHRYTGLAPSVAIHIPWDKVDDYGKLRSHAENLGLKIGAVNPNLFQEDEYMLGSVTNANEKIRRKATDHLLECVQIAKETGSRDISLWFADGTNYPGQGDIRKRKAWMQESLAEMYRALDPHMRMLIEYKCFEPAFYHTDLADWGMSYNLAMKLGPQAEVLVDTGHHLQGANIEHIVAYLIDEKRLGGFHFNSRKYADDDLIVGTTNPYELFLIFYQILLASQDNDEAIRNNVSNIAYMIDQSHSIEQKIPAMLRSVLNVQTQFAKALLINHDEVADAQNRDDVLGAEDAVRKAFEFDVTPLLHAVREEQGLALDPMRAYLDSSYGKDILARGKGGASW; the protein is encoded by the coding sequence ATGTCCGATCGCGCGTATCAGCTATTGGAAGAACAGCAGAAGGATAGAGGGATTAATCTGGATGCCGTCAAAGAGCAATTGAAAACGCTTAAAATTGAAACGCCTTCATGGGGCTACGGCGATTCAGGCACGCGCTTCAAGGTTTATCAGAAGGAAGGCGTTCCACGCACGCCATTCGAGAAAATCGAGGATGCGGCGCAGGTTCACCGTTATACCGGTCTTGCGCCATCGGTTGCGATTCATATTCCTTGGGATAAGGTTGATGATTACGGCAAGCTGAGAAGCCATGCCGAAAATCTGGGCCTTAAGATCGGCGCAGTTAATCCGAATTTGTTCCAGGAAGACGAATACATGCTCGGCAGCGTAACGAACGCGAATGAGAAAATTCGCCGCAAAGCAACCGATCATTTGCTGGAATGTGTGCAAATCGCCAAAGAAACAGGCTCGCGCGATATTAGCCTATGGTTTGCAGATGGCACCAACTATCCGGGCCAAGGCGATATTCGCAAGCGTAAAGCATGGATGCAGGAGTCGCTTGCTGAAATGTACCGTGCACTTGATCCTCATATGCGAATGCTGATTGAATATAAATGCTTTGAGCCTGCGTTCTACCATACTGATCTCGCAGATTGGGGCATGTCGTATAACTTGGCAATGAAGCTTGGACCTCAGGCGGAGGTGCTTGTGGATACGGGACATCATTTGCAGGGTGCGAACATTGAGCATATCGTTGCTTATTTGATTGATGAGAAGCGCCTTGGCGGCTTCCACTTTAACAGCCGTAAATATGCGGATGATGATCTCATCGTAGGAACGACGAATCCGTACGAGCTGTTCCTGATCTTCTATCAAATTTTGCTCGCTAGCCAAGATAATGATGAGGCAATTCGCAACAACGTTAGCAATATTGCTTATATGATTGACCAATCGCATAGCATTGAGCAAAAAATTCCAGCGATGCTGCGTTCCGTGTTGAATGTACAGACGCAATTCGCGAAAGCGCTGCTGATCAATCACGATGAAGTGGCAGACGCGCAAAACAGAGATGATGTGCTGGGTGCTGAAGATGCCGTTCGCAAAGCTTTCGAATTCGACGTAACGCCGCTGCTGCACGCGGTTCGTGAGGAGCAGGGCCTAGCGCTAGACCCAATGCGCGCGTATTTGGACAGCAGCTATGGCAAGGATATTCTAGCGAGAGGCAAGGGCGGTGCCAGCTGGTGA
- a CDS encoding rhamnulokinase family protein, which yields MTILAYDLGASSGRALLGRLVNNKIEVEEIHRFSNDPLQVGERLHWDVLRLYYEIKQGLVKAKQLNVDPQSIGIDTWAVDFGLIGSNGELLGNPYHYRDRHTDGLMEKVFEMIPQAEIFERTGIQFLSFNTIYQLAALQQNGSPLLREAQHFLMIPDLLRYYLTGDMVNEFSNATTTQLYNPLTGDWDSKLIERLGLNRSMFGKIVQPGTDAGRIRSSVRDELGVGSIPVIAVAEHDTGSAVAAVPALQRPFAYLSCGTWSLMGTEVERPVINETAYRLNFTNEGGVDGTYRLLKNIMGLWIVQELKREWDQAGRGQSFAELVKLAGEAKPFTAFIDPDAAVFLPPGGMEARIRAYCEQTGQQLEHSQGAIVRCVLESLALKYRYALELTEQLSEQQFNGLHMVGGGIQNKLLCQWTANAIGKPVWAGPVEGSAIGNMIVQWIARGELADIWEARKVIRDSFEVEHYEPAEQQAWQDAYGRFTQVTGL from the coding sequence GTGACCATTCTTGCTTACGATTTAGGGGCGAGCAGCGGAAGGGCGCTGCTTGGCCGCCTCGTCAACAACAAGATCGAAGTGGAAGAAATACATCGGTTTTCGAATGATCCGTTGCAAGTGGGAGAGCGTCTGCATTGGGACGTTCTTCGCTTGTATTATGAGATTAAACAGGGCTTGGTCAAAGCGAAGCAATTAAATGTAGATCCGCAAAGTATTGGCATTGATACATGGGCGGTAGACTTCGGCCTGATTGGAAGCAACGGCGAGCTGCTCGGAAATCCTTATCATTATCGAGACCGTCATACAGATGGCTTGATGGAGAAGGTTTTTGAGATGATTCCGCAGGCGGAAATTTTCGAACGGACGGGCATTCAGTTTTTGAGCTTTAATACGATCTATCAGCTCGCTGCTTTGCAGCAAAATGGATCACCGCTGCTGCGTGAAGCCCAGCATTTTCTGATGATACCAGATTTGCTGAGGTATTATTTGACAGGCGATATGGTTAATGAGTTTTCCAATGCGACAACGACACAGCTGTATAATCCACTGACAGGGGATTGGGACAGTAAGCTAATTGAACGTCTTGGTTTAAATCGCAGCATGTTTGGGAAGATCGTTCAGCCAGGTACGGATGCTGGGCGTATTCGTTCTTCCGTGAGAGACGAGCTTGGCGTTGGAAGTATACCGGTAATCGCTGTAGCTGAGCATGATACGGGATCAGCGGTAGCGGCTGTGCCCGCTCTTCAGCGTCCATTCGCCTATTTGAGCTGTGGCACCTGGTCGCTGATGGGGACAGAGGTAGAGCGTCCAGTCATTAATGAGACAGCTTATCGCTTGAACTTTACGAATGAAGGCGGCGTTGACGGTACGTACCGCCTACTCAAAAACATCATGGGCCTCTGGATTGTGCAGGAGCTGAAGCGCGAATGGGATCAAGCGGGACGCGGCCAATCGTTTGCTGAGCTTGTAAAGCTGGCGGGGGAAGCGAAGCCTTTCACTGCTTTCATTGATCCTGATGCAGCGGTGTTTTTGCCTCCAGGCGGCATGGAGGCGCGTATTCGTGCCTATTGCGAGCAGACGGGGCAGCAGCTTGAGCACAGCCAGGGTGCAATTGTGCGTTGTGTATTGGAGAGCCTCGCGTTAAAATATCGTTATGCTCTGGAATTAACGGAGCAGCTTTCCGAGCAGCAGTTTAACGGTCTTCATATGGTAGGCGGCGGCATTCAGAATAAGCTGCTTTGCCAGTGGACGGCTAATGCAATTGGCAAGCCGGTATGGGCGGGCCCGGTTGAAGGCAGCGCAATCGGTAATATGATTGTGCAGTGGATTGCCCGCGGCGAGCTGGCTGATATTTGGGAAGCGCGCAAGGTGATTCGGGATTCCTTCGAGGTGGAGCATTATGAGCCTGCGGAGCAGCAAGCATGGCAGGACGCTTACGGCCGGTTTACACAGGTGACGGGGCTGTAA
- a CDS encoding DeoR/GlpR family DNA-binding transcription regulator produces the protein MLVAERYEKIVQLVNDRGSIRVSELSELCGVTEETIRRDLDRLEQAGKLRRSHGGAVNVKDQQPETPFTEREITHAEEKRQIAQEAIKLIKPKDRIVLDASTTAWYMASHLPDIPLTVLTNSIKVALELSTKEKIEVISTGGLLASRSLSYVGPLAERSLDAYYVDKLFLSCKGVHLERGISESSELQARIKLKMIGIAEQVVLLADSSKFGVQAFTQVAELSEVHSIITDKRIGTDTVAELKARSMDLTIV, from the coding sequence ATGCTGGTTGCGGAGCGTTATGAAAAAATCGTACAGCTGGTGAATGACAGAGGCAGTATAAGAGTGTCCGAGCTCAGCGAGCTATGCGGCGTAACGGAGGAGACGATACGGCGCGATTTGGATCGCTTGGAGCAGGCAGGCAAGCTGCGGCGTTCGCACGGCGGCGCGGTGAACGTGAAGGATCAGCAGCCGGAGACGCCCTTTACCGAGCGGGAAATTACCCACGCGGAGGAAAAACGGCAAATTGCACAGGAAGCGATTAAGCTTATTAAGCCGAAGGATCGCATTGTACTGGATGCGAGTACGACGGCTTGGTATATGGCTTCGCATTTGCCGGACATACCGCTCACGGTATTGACCAATTCCATTAAGGTCGCGCTGGAGCTGAGCACGAAGGAGAAGATTGAGGTCATCTCCACTGGCGGGCTGCTCGCTTCGCGCTCGCTGTCCTACGTTGGGCCGCTAGCGGAGCGTTCACTCGATGCGTATTACGTCGACAAGCTGTTTTTATCGTGCAAGGGCGTACATTTGGAGCGGGGAATTAGCGAGTCAAGCGAGCTGCAGGCGCGCATTAAGCTGAAAATGATCGGCATTGCCGAGCAGGTCGTACTGCTGGCTGATTCCAGCAAGTTCGGCGTACAAGCTTTTACACAGGTGGCAGAGCTAAGTGAAGTCCATTCCATTATTACGGATAAACGGATAGGGACGGACACCGTTGCCGAGCTGAAGGCAAGATCAATGGATTTGACCATCGTGTAA
- a CDS encoding (Fe-S)-binding protein, with product MKVSLFITCLSDAMYPRVGEAMVRLLAKYGVRLDFPTVQTCCGQPAFNSGYWKEARESARTILDAFEDSDFVISPSGSCTGMIHHYPKLFENDPVMLARANKLQQKSYEFTQFLVQVLGVKDVGAVFPHKVTYHPSCHGSRLLGIKEEPMELMRHVKGMELVPLPFAEDCCGFGGTFAVKMADISGAMVTEKADHVLETEAEVLVGLDLACLMNIAGNLRYRNEPVKVMHLAELLYEGVKQA from the coding sequence GTGAAGGTATCCTTATTTATTACATGTCTAAGTGACGCGATGTATCCTAGAGTCGGAGAAGCGATGGTTCGATTGCTGGCAAAATACGGCGTACGGCTTGATTTTCCAACGGTTCAAACCTGCTGCGGACAGCCTGCCTTCAACAGCGGCTATTGGAAGGAGGCGCGAGAATCTGCGAGGACGATTTTGGATGCGTTTGAGGATAGTGACTTTGTCATTTCGCCTTCCGGCTCCTGTACAGGAATGATTCATCATTATCCGAAGCTGTTTGAAAATGACCCCGTTATGCTTGCGCGAGCCAATAAGCTTCAGCAGAAGTCCTATGAATTCACTCAGTTTCTCGTTCAGGTGCTTGGGGTGAAGGATGTTGGCGCGGTATTCCCGCACAAGGTAACCTATCATCCATCCTGTCACGGAAGCCGTCTGCTTGGCATCAAGGAGGAGCCGATGGAGCTAATGCGTCATGTCAAGGGGATGGAGCTTGTGCCGTTGCCGTTCGCTGAGGACTGCTGCGGGTTCGGGGGAACCTTCGCCGTCAAGATGGCTGACATTTCTGGCGCCATGGTGACAGAGAAGGCGGATCATGTGCTGGAGACGGAAGCAGAGGTATTAGTCGGTCTTGATCTCGCCTGCCTGATGAATATCGCTGGTAATTTGCGCTACCGCAACGAGCCGGTGAAGGTGATGCATTTGGCTGAGCTATTGTATGAAGGGGTGAAGCAGGCATGA